In the Hermetia illucens chromosome 1, iHerIll2.2.curated.20191125, whole genome shotgun sequence genome, ATTGAGTTAATTGAGCGTCACTGGCCAGACACGAAGTGTGTCAACAACGAGCTGAAACCATACTACGACAAACGGGAGGAACTATCATACGAAAACGGTATTTTGATGTGGCAAGGACGAATTATCGTGCCCGATAATCTTCAAGAAGTAACATTGAGGCATCTTCATAGAGGGCATCCAGGCATTGGCTCTATGCGTGCGTCAGCGAGGTACTATGTATGGTGGCCGAACATCGACAAGGACGTGGAACATACAGTGAAATCATGCATGGCATGTCAACGTCAACGCCCAAAACAATCTGAACTGCCAATCTACTTTTGGTCCCTGCCAGAGCATTGTTGGCAACGACTGCATGTGGACTTTGCAGGTCCCTTCGAAGAAAAAATGTGGATTGtgcttgttgatgctttatcaaaGTGGGTAGAAGCAGATGTACTTTATGCTGCCACCACAAGAACTTTGTGCAAATTCTTAGAGGAGAAGTTTATAACATTTGGTTATCCGGAAATTATCGTGTCGGATAATGGTAGTCAATTTACGTCAGAAGAGTTTCGAAATTATTGTCAAAGTCATGGAATAAAACATGTAACGTCTTCACCGTACCATCCGAAAACCAACGGACTAGCCGAACGATTCGTACGAACATTCAAGGAGCGCATGAAAGCCACTGAATATGATGGTTTATCACAACGTCAGCGCTTGCGCACATTTCTATTTACATATCGAAACACACCACACTCCTTTACAGGGAAGGCATCATCTGAATTTTTGCTAGGTCGACGCCTGCGAACTTTATTTGACAATCTGAAGCCTAATGTACGGCGAGAGATGCATTTTAaacatgtaaaacaaaatcttcaagCAGAGCAGTCTAACAGAGAGTTCCAACCAGCACAACCAGTATTCGTAAAGACAGACATCGAGAAAATGTGGGAACCAGCCAACATAGTCGAAAGAACAAATCGATATTCCTACCGTGTTCGAACAAAGGACGGTGTAGAAAGAAGACGACATGCAGATCATATCCGAGAACGGAGGGTAATACCACCATCAATCGACTTCCGGGATGTCTCAGATTTTAGGCGAAACAGTTTCCATTACCAATCTGCAAGCCCGACAGCAGATGATGAACAGGAACATCAGCAGTCTATGCAGCCCGTCGCATGAAAACGGAAACATGAGTGAACAAGGACAACACACCGAAGCACAACAAATTGAACATCCAGTACGGCGAAGCCAACGGCTAAGAAATCGACCCAAGAGACTAGTCGAAGAGATGTAAAATTACTGAAGGAAGGAGAAATGTAACAGTGTGAACTAACCATTACATGTAATAcatagtgtgaattaacaattaagtttactacaactgtacttaatatacattcaactgtcaaataAACTTGATTCCACAACAATCTGGAAGGCCAAGTATCGATTGCATTACCGTCGTACGAGACCTTTCATTACGTGCGACGTATGAAACCATTCATTACTTTTCCGAAATTTTGCCATTCTTTCCGATTTTTTCAGCCGTCTTCTCTCCATACCAAATTACCAACCCATTCTCTTCTCGGTTTATTTATGGAGATATCGAAGATGCATAAACCTCTTCCGACCCTTCAACTTACATACCAGCTTCCGACTGTCGCCCCCCACCTAACTAGCCAAGTATAGAGTGTATTAACACGAATAATTGACGAACTAATACTAAGGTATCCTATTTTCGAAAACTTGTCCAACAGGATGACTTTGCCTCCAGAGTTTTCTACTTACTCGGTCTACTTTCAAGAATGCTTCGATTTTTTGAATGACTACAAATGGATATTTTCTACATCCAATACTCAATATCTGAAAGAAGATGTCCTCGAGCAATTCCCTGATGAATGGCAAGAATACTTCATCACAGTGGAAAATGACGAACTCAACGCTTTTCCCGATGGACTGAATGATCAGGTAAGTTAGTAGGAGGGGAGGGTCCGCTTCTTCATGAACATTTATCTACTATTTTAATATTCTAGACTCTTCTGCCAAAATCATTGCAAGCATTTCAACAAAAGTTGCAGTTACTCAAGCCGCGAATATCCTCCCCACGCTGCACTGAAACCAAATTGATGAAAGGGATGAGTCCAAAGAAGTCTCACGAAATCATTCAATTAGCCAAACTGATTGAAGAAAAACTTAAAGACAAGGTCAACCTTCTCATTGATTTTGGAGCAGGTCTAGGGTATCTAAGTGAAATCCTATTTAGAAAAAGTAGCTTCAACATCTTAGGTTTGGAGTGTGATGCTGAGCGTGTTGTCCTTGCGAGAAAACGCCAAAAGGAGTACTATCCTGAGTCGACTTCTAAAGTAGTTTATGAAGAAATGAATATAAGGCCAGATTCCGGAGAGCAGATTGAATTTCTAAGCAAAGAACATTTTGCTGATACAGGACAACAAGACTGCGGCATTATTGGACTCCATGCCTGCGCTGATCTCTCCATAACAGCCATAAATTTATTCTTTGAATCGAAAACTATCCAGGGACTCGTCATAATGCCCTGCTGCTACCATAAATTAGAGTTATCGGAAGAGTCGGAAGCTGGtcgtatttttaaaaattttcctctCAGCAGATGCCTCTCAGAGATAGTGCTGAAATCGGAAAatagttttcaaattttgaatcgTCCGTTTTTGAGGCTAGCCTGCCAGCAAACCGTGTCTCGCTGGAGATGTATGAAGGCGGAGAGCCATAGGGAACACGGGATAGATATGTTTCTTCGAGCAGCGGTTGAATGCTTGAAGCTGGATGATGTGATTATAACAAAGCGTAAAGGAAAAAGGTTACTCGAACCAAATATCAGCTTCGATTATATATCTTCAAattacttattaaaatcgaaacttACAAATCAATCCATTGATTGGTCTGAGGATCATCGTAGCACTATCGAAGGAATATTCAAAAAGTACCCAAATGGCTGGAAACTGAGTGAGGCACTAACTTGTCTTCAAACAGCATTTCAGGTAATTGAAAATTCCGAGACATAATAAACTTAATTCAATTAATAAACCTTGCATTACCCTTAAAGCCTAAAAAAAACTTCTTCCTCCTACATTAACAGGGACTTTGTGAGAATATCGTACTCCTGGATCGAGTTTGCTTCATCCAAGAACGCGCCCAACAAATGAACCTGGAAATTTGCATTGAAGTAAAGAAAATTCTTGACGACCAGCTCTCACCCAGATGTTTCGCATTTATAGCTGAAAAACGCAAATAACACAAAAAGATACCAagtcaataaaatattttaaaagcaattaattatttttcatttgggtGTCGTCATTAAACACGTAATCCTCCTTACTGAAAAGAAACCAGCGAATATCCTGCTAATTAGCCATATCTGCCACATTGTCCTTTTATATGTGCACGTAGGAAAGGAGCATATGACATCACCTGCTTGAGTGACTGTAACTCCTTTATGGGAGCATTAAAGTCCGTTCCTAAGACGACTACAACGCATTTAATGAATGAGAACAGATAACTTCGGTGTTCTGTGTCAGATGCATTGGCTTTGTGTCCTGCCACTTCCAATCTGATTCGAATTTGAGTTATTTCCTGGGGTCTGGTTACCCTCAAGGTGTTTAGTGCAACATGATCTAGTCCTAGATAGGAATCAGGTATCAAGTCACATTTTGCTCCAAGTAGGGATAAGCCTTTCACAACTATTTATTGGAATTTATCATCAAGGAAGATACATTTgtttataaaagataatgaggtTTTCAATTGCTCAACATTGcatcttttatgaaaatttagttttgtttagtgTTATTACAGTGCGAAGTGACGCGGAGAAACAGGAGCTGAAGGTAGAGCAGAAGACGAGAAgaacctgcgtcctaggtagtagcctcgagaaagctactggtacacgtcgggacacactgggagtccccggagtcgTCGACAACtt is a window encoding:
- the LOC119646513 gene encoding methyltransferase-like protein 25 encodes the protein MSEQGQHTEAQQIEHPVRRSQRLRNRPKRLVEEMMTLPPEFSTYSVYFQECFDFLNDYKWIFSTSNTQYLKEDVLEQFPDEWQEYFITVENDELNAFPDGLNDQTLLPKSLQAFQQKLQLLKPRISSPRCTETKLMKGMSPKKSHEIIQLAKLIEEKLKDKVNLLIDFGAGLGYLSEILFRKSSFNILGLECDAERVVLARKRQKEYYPESTSKVVYEEMNIRPDSGEQIEFLSKEHFADTGQQDCGIIGLHACADLSITAINLFFESKTIQGLVIMPCCYHKLELSEESEAGRIFKNFPLSRCLSEIVLKSENSFQILNRPFLRLACQQTVSRWRCMKAESHREHGIDMFLRAAVECLKLDDVIITKRKGKRLLEPNISFDYISSNYLLKSKLTNQSIDWSEDHRSTIEGIFKKYPNGWKLSEALTCLQTAFQGLCENIVLLDRVCFIQERAQQMNLEICIEVKKILDDQLSPRCFAFIAEKRK